From Juglans regia cultivar Chandler chromosome 8, Walnut 2.0, whole genome shotgun sequence, the proteins below share one genomic window:
- the LOC108987732 gene encoding uncharacterized protein LOC108987732, with translation MVPGGKLLSLNQKHCELFESHEQLKNPPFESGNNNRSSALALQIHEAANQRLMQTPADTEEKAKLIEALLRLPPIGLTLSNMAPFLGLDELGVSHAENTTKCTDAVAGTNSHSAGHSEVQEKACTDNKKMKASNFCQGPRSWHSDKGMNPRAEKRRE, from the exons ATGGTTCCTGGTGGGAAGCTTCTCTCGTTGAATCAGAAGCATTGTGAGTTATTTGAGTCTCATGAACAGTTAAAGAACCCGCCGTTTGAGTCTGGCAATAACAATAGAAGCTCTGCTCTTGCGCTTCAGATCCATGAAGCAGCAAATCAGAGGCTGATGCAAACACCAGCAGACACTGAGGAAAAG GCTAAGTTGATTGAAGCTCTTCTGCGCTTGCCTCCTATTGGTTTGACACTCTCGAACATGGCCCCTTTCTTGGGCTTGGATGAACTGGGCGTTTCCCATGCAGAAAACACTACTAAATGTACTGATGCTGTTGCTGGGACTAATAGTCATAGCGCAGGCCATTCTGAGGTTCAAGAAAAGGCCTGTACTGATAATAAGAAGATGAAAGCTTCAAACTTCTGTCAGGGACCCAGGAGCTGGCATTCGGACAAGGGCATGAACCCTAGAGCAGAGAAACGAAGAGAATAA